A single region of the Jatrophihabitans sp. GAS493 genome encodes:
- a CDS encoding type 1 glutamine amidotransferase: protein MSPSPVLVVQNDPADPLGPLGDWLTAAGLTLDLRRPYLDDELDQLPATLGGHSGLLVLGGEMGANDDQVAPWLPQLRALLKAAVDDEVPTLGICLGGQLLASATGGEVGPSPEGPEFGAQLIAKRASSATDPLFKALPITPDVIQWHFDAVLELPPGAIQLASSPGCDIQAFRVGRVAWGTQFHIETTPEVVRAWATADAEALTGYDVERILARADAVHPDLAEVWAPFAAAFAGVVLDPSSVPKVRTVATQMADAITDPAEIRAALAMQMQAARPSGPVPIELLPPDAR from the coding sequence GTGTCGCCTTCCCCCGTCCTCGTCGTACAGAACGATCCGGCCGACCCTCTCGGTCCGCTGGGCGACTGGCTGACCGCAGCCGGGCTCACCCTGGACTTGCGGCGCCCGTATCTTGACGACGAGCTCGATCAGTTGCCGGCCACGCTAGGCGGGCACAGCGGCCTCCTCGTTCTCGGCGGTGAGATGGGCGCGAACGACGACCAGGTGGCGCCGTGGCTGCCGCAGCTGCGGGCGCTGCTGAAGGCAGCGGTCGATGACGAGGTCCCGACGCTCGGCATCTGCCTCGGCGGGCAGCTGCTGGCCTCGGCCACCGGGGGAGAGGTCGGTCCAAGCCCAGAGGGTCCGGAGTTCGGGGCGCAGCTGATCGCCAAGCGCGCGTCGTCGGCCACCGACCCACTCTTCAAGGCACTGCCGATCACACCTGACGTCATCCAATGGCATTTTGACGCTGTCCTCGAGTTACCGCCGGGCGCCATCCAGCTGGCCAGCTCACCGGGCTGCGACATCCAGGCGTTTCGCGTCGGCCGGGTGGCCTGGGGCACCCAGTTCCACATCGAGACCACCCCCGAGGTCGTGCGGGCCTGGGCCACGGCGGATGCCGAAGCGCTGACCGGCTACGACGTGGAGCGGATCCTGGCCCGAGCCGACGCTGTGCACCCTGACCTGGCCGAGGTATGGGCACCGTTCGCGGCGGCGTTCGCCGGCGTGGTGCTCGACCCGTCATCGGTGCCGAAGGTACGTACCGTGGCGACGCAGATGGCCGATGCGATCACCGACCCGGCCGAGATCCGGGCGGCGCTGGCGATGCAGATGCAGGCGGCCCGCCCCTCCGGTCCGGTCCCGATCGAACTCCTGCCGCCGGATGCGCGGTGA
- a CDS encoding histone H1-like repetitive region-containing protein: protein MTAPAKKAPARKAAVKKAAPAKKVVAAKKAPAKKVVAAKAPAKKAPVKKVVAAKAPAKKAPAKKAPAKKVVAKKVVAKKAPVKKVVAKKAPVKKVVAAKAPAKKAPAKKAPAKSVVAKAVAKKAPVKKVVAKKAPVKKTTATKAPARKAPARKAPATKAPAKKAPARKAPAKKVVARRTGR, encoded by the coding sequence ATGACCGCACCGGCCAAGAAGGCGCCCGCTAGGAAAGCGGCAGTGAAGAAAGCTGCGCCTGCGAAGAAAGTGGTGGCCGCGAAGAAGGCGCCCGCTAAGAAGGTTGTGGCCGCGAAGGCACCGGCGAAGAAGGCGCCGGTCAAAAAGGTTGTGGCCGCGAAGGCTCCCGCGAAGAAGGCACCCGCCAAGAAGGCACCCGCCAAGAAGGTCGTCGCGAAGAAGGTCGTCGCGAAGAAGGCGCCGGTCAAGAAGGTCGTCGCGAAGAAGGCGCCGGTCAAGAAGGTTGTGGCCGCGAAGGCACCTGCGAAGAAGGCGCCCGCGAAGAAGGCGCCGGCCAAGAGCGTCGTCGCCAAGGCTGTGGCCAAGAAGGCACCCGTGAAGAAGGTCGTCGCGAAGAAGGCACCGGTCAAGAAGACCACCGCCACCAAGGCTCCGGCCCGCAAGGCTCCGGCCCGCAAGGCGCCGGCCACCAAGGCGCCGGCGAAGAAGGCGCCCGCCCGCAAGGCTCCGGCTAAGAAGGTCGTAGCGCGCCGAACCGGCCGTTAA
- the panB gene encoding 3-methyl-2-oxobutanoate hydroxymethyltransferase → MSETLYGAVTSRRITIRDLQQAKATHERWTMLTAYDYSTARCFDEAGTPALLVGDSAANVVYGYDSTVPVTVDELLPLVRGVVRGTKRALVVADLPFGSYEASAQQALETAVRFMKEGGAQAVKLEGGHRVLPQVEALTNAGIPVMAHIGLTPQSVNTLGGYRVQGRGDEAAHRLLLDAKALQHAGAFAVVLEVVPADVARSVTEQLQIPTVGIGAGQDCDAQVLVWQDMAGLRGERKPAKFVKEFADVGSILRGAATQFADEVRSGAYPAAEHTYS, encoded by the coding sequence ATGAGCGAGACCCTCTACGGCGCTGTCACGTCGCGCCGCATCACCATCCGCGACCTGCAGCAGGCGAAGGCGACCCATGAGCGCTGGACCATGCTCACCGCTTACGACTACTCCACGGCGCGCTGCTTCGACGAGGCCGGCACCCCCGCGCTGCTGGTCGGCGACTCAGCGGCGAACGTCGTGTACGGCTACGACAGCACTGTCCCGGTGACCGTCGATGAACTCCTCCCGCTGGTCCGCGGCGTCGTCCGTGGTACCAAGCGCGCACTCGTCGTTGCCGACCTTCCGTTCGGCAGCTATGAGGCCTCCGCTCAGCAGGCCCTCGAAACCGCCGTGCGGTTCATGAAGGAGGGTGGCGCCCAGGCGGTGAAGCTTGAGGGCGGCCACCGGGTGCTTCCGCAGGTGGAGGCGCTCACCAACGCCGGCATCCCGGTGATGGCTCACATCGGGCTCACCCCCCAGTCGGTCAACACGCTAGGCGGATACCGCGTTCAGGGCCGAGGGGACGAGGCGGCCCATCGGTTGCTCCTGGACGCCAAGGCGCTTCAGCACGCGGGCGCCTTCGCCGTGGTGCTCGAAGTTGTGCCCGCCGACGTAGCCCGATCGGTCACCGAGCAACTCCAGATCCCGACGGTCGGCATCGGCGCCGGCCAGGACTGCGATGCCCAGGTACTCGTCTGGCAGGACATGGCCGGACTGCGCGGCGAGCGGAAGCCGGCCAAGTTCGTCAAGGAGTTCGCCGACGTGGGGTCAATCCTGCGGGGTGCGGCCACCCAGTTCGCCGACGAAGTGCGCAGCGGCGCCTACCCGGCCGCGGAGCACACCTACAGCTGA
- a CDS encoding sulfite exporter TauE/SafE family protein, translated as MTLPHIALLLIAGFAGGFVNAIAGGGSLLVFPALLATGLGTVAANVTNSVALWPGYIGNLAGLGRAAVDEARARVDLALIAVLGAAVGAATLLVTPEGAFDFVVPILVIVASLLVGVQPVIARRIGAEQHRRPVALRVAVGVGSFYGGYFGGGLGVILLAAIGLTMAAPLREMNVLKAVLTMVVSTVSLLTFVFFAPVHWGDVAVIAPAALLGGVLGGRAARVVDERALRIAIVTFGLGIGLWLGIRVYA; from the coding sequence GTGACGCTCCCCCATATCGCTCTCCTCCTGATCGCTGGATTCGCCGGAGGGTTCGTCAACGCGATCGCCGGTGGCGGGTCGCTCCTGGTTTTTCCGGCTCTTCTGGCGACTGGCCTCGGCACGGTCGCCGCCAACGTCACCAACTCGGTGGCCCTATGGCCGGGCTACATCGGCAACCTGGCCGGTCTCGGGCGAGCCGCCGTGGACGAGGCCCGGGCCAGGGTCGATCTCGCCCTGATCGCGGTGCTCGGCGCAGCGGTTGGCGCCGCCACTCTCCTCGTCACCCCGGAAGGCGCCTTCGATTTTGTCGTGCCGATACTGGTGATCGTCGCGTCACTGCTGGTCGGCGTCCAGCCGGTGATCGCCCGGCGGATCGGTGCCGAACAACACCGACGGCCGGTGGCTCTTCGCGTCGCCGTGGGTGTCGGCTCGTTTTATGGCGGCTACTTCGGGGGTGGCCTCGGCGTCATCCTCTTGGCCGCGATCGGTCTGACGATGGCGGCGCCACTGCGCGAGATGAATGTGCTGAAGGCCGTACTGACGATGGTCGTCTCGACGGTCTCACTCTTGACCTTCGTCTTCTTCGCTCCGGTGCACTGGGGCGACGTCGCCGTCATCGCGCCGGCCGCGCTCCTCGGCGGCGTACTCGGAGGCCGGGCCGCTCGCGTCGTCGACGAGCGTGCGCTCCGGATCGCCATCGTCACCTTCGGGCTGGGTATCGGCCTCTGGTTGGGCATCCGCGTCTACGCCTGA
- a CDS encoding zinc ribbon domain-containing protein, with product MDTARPITRIESVFTVIAEPASQLRLLDLQAVDTALAQLAHKRKTLPELAALEDADRRLAGVNEEIVEIQTQLGDVIAEQTRIEGEVDGVRERAARDEQRMTSGGLAAKDLEGLQHEITSLARRQATLEDAVIEVMEQREGLEGQENERLTLRGAVQVERDDLLVARDRAFSEIDAAHQERSQQRESIAAEIPDDLLALYEKVRTPNGGTGAAMLRQRRCEGCRMELASSEISALRSAAPDSVLRCDNCRIILVRTAESGL from the coding sequence ATGGACACTGCACGCCCCATCACCAGAATCGAGTCCGTCTTCACCGTGATCGCTGAACCCGCATCCCAGCTCCGACTGCTCGACCTGCAAGCCGTCGACACCGCCCTGGCCCAGCTGGCGCACAAGCGCAAGACGCTGCCCGAACTCGCCGCCCTGGAGGATGCCGACCGGCGCCTAGCCGGGGTGAACGAGGAGATCGTCGAGATCCAGACCCAACTCGGAGACGTCATAGCTGAGCAGACGCGCATCGAGGGCGAGGTGGACGGAGTGCGAGAGCGGGCGGCCCGCGATGAGCAGCGGATGACCTCCGGCGGCCTTGCGGCGAAGGACCTCGAAGGACTGCAGCACGAGATCACGTCGCTGGCCCGCCGCCAGGCGACCCTCGAGGATGCCGTCATCGAGGTGATGGAGCAGCGCGAAGGCCTCGAGGGGCAGGAGAACGAACGCCTCACCCTGCGCGGCGCCGTTCAGGTGGAGCGCGACGACCTCCTCGTCGCCCGCGACCGCGCATTCTCCGAGATTGACGCCGCGCATCAGGAACGTAGCCAGCAGCGCGAGTCGATCGCCGCTGAGATCCCCGACGATCTACTGGCGCTGTATGAGAAGGTTCGTACCCCGAACGGCGGGACGGGTGCGGCCATGCTGCGCCAGCGGCGCTGCGAGGGCTGCCGGATGGAGTTGGCGAGCAGCGAGATCTCAGCACTACGCAGTGCGGCACCGGACTCGGTGCTGCGCTGCGACAACTGCCGCATCATCCTGGTCCGCACCGCCGAGTCCGGGTTGTGA
- the npdG gene encoding NADPH-dependent F420 reductase, with translation MTDVTALTIAILGGTGGQGQGLAYRFANAGVSVIIGSRDAERAHTAADELSGRITGGRVTGASNAGAASAADVIVVAVPWEAHEKTLTGLVTELKGKIVVDCVNPMGFDERGPYPLLTDDGSAAEEAARLLPDSTVVAAFHHVSAVLLSDPTVSDLDLDVLVLGEERSATDTVQALAELLPGVRGIFGGRLRNAGQVEALTANLIAVNRRYKTHAGIRITGL, from the coding sequence TTGACTGACGTCACCGCTTTGACCATCGCGATCCTGGGAGGCACCGGCGGGCAGGGCCAGGGACTGGCCTATCGATTCGCCAACGCCGGCGTCAGCGTGATCATCGGGTCGCGAGACGCCGAGCGGGCTCACACGGCCGCAGATGAGCTCAGTGGCCGAATCACCGGCGGCCGGGTCACCGGAGCCTCCAACGCGGGCGCAGCCTCCGCGGCCGATGTGATTGTCGTCGCGGTGCCCTGGGAGGCTCACGAGAAGACGCTCACCGGGCTGGTCACCGAGTTGAAGGGCAAGATCGTCGTCGACTGCGTGAACCCGATGGGCTTCGACGAACGCGGCCCGTACCCGCTGCTGACCGACGACGGTAGTGCAGCCGAGGAGGCAGCGCGATTGCTCCCGGACTCCACCGTGGTCGCCGCTTTCCACCACGTGAGTGCTGTGCTGCTCTCCGACCCGACGGTCAGCGACCTGGACCTCGACGTCCTGGTGCTCGGCGAAGAGCGATCAGCGACCGACACGGTGCAGGCGCTGGCCGAACTGCTGCCCGGCGTGCGCGGCATCTTCGGCGGGCGGCTGCGCAACGCCGGTCAGGTCGAGGCGCTCACCGCCAACCTCATCGCGGTGAACCGTCGATACAAGACGCACGCCGGCATCCGCATCACCGGCCTCTAG
- a CDS encoding bifunctional RNase H/acid phosphatase, which produces MRRHVIVEADGGSRGNPGPAAYGAVVFDADSGEVLAERNEPLGVQTNNVAEYSGLIAGLRAAAELGATSVMVQMDSKLVVEQMKGSWQAKHAGMRALRDEALELALQFEEIHYRWIPRERNKYADRLANEAMDRAAGIEPKVKRVAAGGASGASGGSEASPRPPASRSTDPAAANGPAVVSPPAAASTPAVVSAPAAASAPAAASTPAPSTTPAPSWTPSSSVPTRLILVRHGSTTHSPQRLFSGRNDLPLSADGEAQAESLRARLRRIPGVAAVVASPLPRCLQTAQVIAGEAPVRAVPALVELDFGAWEGLSMAEVTSRWPVEFAEFSSTGEIPAPGGESFAQVAQRVRRGRDELISAYPGQTVVVVTHVTPIKTLLRLALGAPHETLFRIHLDTASISIIDYFADGNASVRLVNDISHLERLDEKSPIS; this is translated from the coding sequence GTGAGACGTCACGTCATCGTCGAGGCCGACGGCGGGTCACGAGGTAACCCGGGTCCGGCCGCGTATGGAGCCGTTGTCTTCGACGCCGACAGCGGTGAGGTCCTGGCCGAGCGCAACGAACCGTTGGGCGTCCAGACGAACAACGTGGCCGAGTACAGCGGGCTGATCGCCGGGCTGCGGGCCGCGGCCGAACTCGGCGCTACCTCAGTCATGGTCCAGATGGACTCGAAACTGGTCGTCGAGCAGATGAAGGGCAGCTGGCAGGCCAAACACGCAGGAATGCGGGCGTTGCGAGACGAGGCTCTGGAGCTGGCCCTGCAGTTCGAGGAGATCCATTACCGGTGGATCCCGCGGGAGCGGAACAAGTATGCCGACCGGCTGGCCAACGAGGCGATGGATCGTGCCGCGGGCATCGAACCGAAGGTCAAACGGGTGGCCGCTGGGGGCGCATCGGGCGCATCGGGCGGTTCGGAGGCTTCGCCCCGGCCGCCGGCCAGTCGATCCACCGATCCGGCCGCGGCTAACGGTCCGGCTGTGGTGAGCCCCCCGGCTGCGGCGAGCACTCCGGCTGTGGTGAGCGCCCCGGCTGCGGCGAGCGCTCCGGCTGCGGCGAGCACTCCGGCCCCTTCGACAACTCCCGCGCCGAGTTGGACACCGAGTTCCAGCGTTCCCACCCGCCTGATCCTGGTGCGCCACGGCTCGACGACCCACTCACCGCAGCGGCTCTTCTCCGGTCGCAATGATCTTCCGCTCTCGGCCGACGGCGAGGCCCAGGCCGAGTCGCTACGGGCGCGACTGCGCCGGATACCCGGCGTCGCCGCGGTGGTCGCCTCGCCACTGCCGCGTTGTCTGCAGACGGCTCAGGTGATCGCCGGCGAGGCGCCGGTGCGCGCAGTTCCCGCCTTGGTCGAACTCGACTTCGGGGCCTGGGAGGGGTTGAGCATGGCGGAGGTGACGAGTCGCTGGCCGGTCGAGTTCGCCGAGTTCTCGAGCACCGGCGAGATACCGGCCCCCGGCGGTGAGTCGTTCGCGCAGGTGGCGCAGCGGGTACGCCGTGGCCGTGACGAGCTGATCAGCGCCTACCCCGGGCAGACGGTTGTCGTGGTTACCCACGTCACCCCGATCAAGACGCTGCTACGGCTCGCCCTCGGCGCACCGCACGAGACGCTGTTCCGAATTCATCTCGATACCGCCTCGATCTCGATCATCGACTACTTCGCCGACGGAAACGCCTCGGTCCGCCTGGTCAATGACATCAGCCACCTCGAGCGACTGGACGAGAAGTCCCCTATTTCTTAG
- a CDS encoding NAD+ synthase produces MRQLRLALAQVPLIVGDFAANSRAVLEWTAAAAAGGAQLVLFPEMTLTGYPPEDLVFRRSFEDASRATLEALARALQAAGQGEIGVVVGFLDESGGPRNASAFCHRGAVTATYFKHHLPNYGVFDEERYFIPGDRFSLVRFREIDIAMTICEDIWQEGGPFAVAAEVGVDLVVNINGSPYERNKDDVRLELATRRAAEARATVAYVNQVGAQDELVFDGDSFVIASDGKLLARAPQYTEDLYLVDLTFDGAAASRTSTATATATATASMPLDAVDTGTAPVPPYPPVAADIAERICDEAEVWGALVLGTRDYVRKNGFRSVVVAISGGIDSAVVAAIAADAIGGQNVYGVALPSEYSSEHSVSDAVDLAERIGAHYRLIPIAPMVDAFVGSLGLTGVAEENVQARVRGTTLMALSNAEGHLVLATGNKSELAVGYSTIYGDAVGGFAPIKDVPKSLVWALARWRNADAAARGEVEPIPANSIEKPPSAELRPGQLDSDSLPDYELLDEILANYVDGDKGFDSIVKLGFDPELVTRVARMVDTAEWKRRQYPMGPKISFKSFGRDRRLPVTNHWREHPAQG; encoded by the coding sequence ATGCGCCAACTCAGACTCGCCCTAGCTCAGGTACCGCTCATCGTCGGTGACTTCGCCGCGAACTCCCGCGCCGTGCTGGAGTGGACAGCCGCTGCGGCCGCCGGTGGGGCACAGCTTGTGCTCTTCCCCGAGATGACTCTCACCGGCTACCCGCCGGAGGATCTGGTCTTCCGGCGCTCCTTCGAGGACGCTTCGCGGGCCACCCTGGAGGCCCTGGCCCGGGCCCTGCAGGCGGCCGGCCAGGGCGAGATCGGCGTCGTCGTGGGCTTCCTGGACGAGTCGGGAGGTCCGCGCAACGCCAGCGCCTTCTGCCACCGCGGCGCGGTGACCGCGACCTACTTCAAGCACCACTTGCCCAACTACGGGGTATTCGACGAGGAGCGCTACTTCATCCCGGGAGACAGATTCAGCCTGGTGCGGTTCCGGGAGATCGACATCGCGATGACGATCTGTGAGGACATCTGGCAGGAGGGCGGCCCCTTCGCGGTGGCGGCCGAGGTGGGGGTTGACCTGGTGGTCAACATCAACGGCTCGCCGTATGAACGGAACAAGGACGACGTCCGGCTTGAGCTGGCCACCCGCCGGGCGGCCGAGGCCCGGGCCACCGTCGCCTATGTCAACCAGGTGGGCGCCCAGGACGAGCTGGTCTTCGACGGCGACTCGTTCGTCATCGCATCCGACGGGAAGCTGCTGGCCCGGGCTCCGCAGTACACCGAGGACCTCTACCTCGTCGACCTCACCTTCGACGGTGCGGCGGCGAGCCGAACATCGACTGCGACCGCGACTGCGACTGCGACTGCGTCGATGCCGCTGGACGCGGTCGACACCGGTACCGCACCCGTGCCGCCCTACCCGCCGGTGGCGGCCGACATCGCCGAGCGGATCTGCGACGAGGCCGAAGTCTGGGGCGCGCTCGTGCTGGGCACCCGCGACTACGTCCGCAAGAACGGCTTCCGCTCCGTCGTGGTCGCGATCTCCGGTGGTATCGACTCGGCCGTCGTCGCCGCGATCGCCGCCGACGCGATCGGCGGCCAGAACGTCTACGGCGTGGCCCTGCCGAGTGAGTACTCATCAGAGCATTCGGTCTCCGACGCCGTGGATCTGGCCGAGCGCATCGGTGCGCATTACCGACTGATACCGATCGCTCCCATGGTGGATGCATTCGTCGGCTCGCTCGGGCTGACCGGCGTGGCCGAGGAGAACGTCCAGGCGCGGGTTCGTGGGACCACCCTGATGGCGCTGTCGAACGCCGAAGGGCACCTCGTGCTGGCGACCGGCAATAAGAGCGAGCTGGCCGTCGGCTACTCGACGATCTACGGCGACGCGGTCGGGGGCTTCGCGCCGATCAAGGACGTCCCCAAGTCGCTGGTCTGGGCGCTGGCCCGCTGGCGCAACGCCGACGCCGCTGCCCGGGGCGAAGTCGAACCCATCCCGGCGAACTCGATCGAGAAGCCACCGTCGGCCGAATTGCGCCCGGGCCAGCTCGACAGTGATTCACTTCCCGACTACGAGCTACTCGATGAGATCCTGGCCAACTACGTCGACGGCGACAAGGGCTTCGACTCGATCGTGAAACTGGGCTTCGACCCGGAGTTGGTGACCCGGGTGGCCCGGATGGTGGATACGGCCGAGTGGAAACGCCGGCAGTACCCGATGGGGCCGAAGATCAGCTTCAAGTCGTTCGGACGTGACCGCCGGCTCCCGGTCACGAATCACTGGCGTGAACACCCCGCGCAGGGGTAG
- a CDS encoding Ig-like domain-containing protein, with the protein MVAVRRWRRSAHTAWSATALVVCGVIATTALTACNPKTVADGSPSAGASQVSGADVPSATPAPTATPAPSSTPAAVALSPANGAANVSPVAPVTASVTGGKLTAVTVTNDAGKVVAGALDPTSASWKATEPLGYSRSYRMKADAVNDAGSLTTQTSSFTTLTPGNMTKVYLNTTGGQPLNQGGVYGVGIVVVAHFDEQITDRAAAEKALVVTTTPAVAGSWYWTDNSNAHWRPQNYYASGTKVSVKANVYGVKVGPGLYGETDSSVSFTIGAKHVSISDDKTKQVSVYFNDVLQRKMPTSMGKGGSQVVNGLTISYWTQPGTYTVIGQGNPVIMDSSTYGLPVNAKGGYREPIYWATRISTDGVYLHELDTTVWAQGSRDLSHGCLNLNQANAKWFYQHAQIGDVVKVINTGGSTLQVWQNGDWTVPWATWKAGSALS; encoded by the coding sequence GTGGTGGCAGTACGACGGTGGCGACGCTCAGCCCATACGGCTTGGAGCGCCACTGCCCTGGTGGTCTGCGGGGTCATCGCAACCACTGCCCTGACGGCCTGTAACCCCAAGACGGTGGCCGACGGCTCGCCGTCGGCCGGGGCATCCCAGGTGAGCGGCGCCGACGTTCCGAGCGCCACCCCCGCCCCGACGGCAACCCCCGCGCCCAGCAGCACGCCGGCCGCGGTTGCCCTCTCCCCGGCCAACGGCGCGGCCAACGTCAGCCCGGTCGCACCGGTCACCGCCTCGGTCACCGGCGGCAAGCTGACGGCTGTGACGGTCACCAACGACGCCGGCAAGGTGGTCGCCGGTGCCCTCGACCCGACGAGCGCCTCCTGGAAGGCGACCGAGCCGCTCGGGTACTCGCGCTCCTACCGGATGAAGGCCGACGCGGTGAACGACGCCGGAAGTCTCACCACGCAGACCTCGAGCTTCACCACCCTCACGCCCGGGAACATGACGAAGGTGTACCTCAACACGACCGGCGGGCAGCCGCTCAATCAGGGCGGTGTCTACGGAGTCGGCATCGTGGTCGTTGCCCACTTCGACGAGCAGATCACCGACCGCGCCGCCGCTGAGAAGGCCCTGGTGGTCACCACGACCCCGGCCGTCGCCGGAAGCTGGTACTGGACCGACAACTCGAACGCCCATTGGCGCCCACAGAACTACTACGCATCGGGGACCAAAGTCAGCGTCAAGGCCAACGTCTACGGTGTAAAGGTCGGCCCGGGGCTCTACGGCGAGACCGATTCGTCGGTCAGCTTCACGATCGGTGCCAAGCACGTTTCGATCTCCGACGACAAGACCAAGCAGGTCAGCGTCTACTTCAACGACGTTCTGCAGCGCAAGATGCCGACGTCGATGGGTAAGGGCGGCAGCCAGGTCGTCAACGGGCTCACCATCTCCTACTGGACCCAGCCCGGCACCTACACCGTCATCGGCCAGGGCAACCCGGTGATCATGGACTCCTCCACCTACGGGCTGCCGGTCAATGCCAAGGGCGGCTATCGGGAGCCCATCTACTGGGCGACCCGGATCAGCACCGACGGCGTTTACCTGCACGAGCTCGACACCACCGTCTGGGCCCAGGGATCGCGGGATCTCTCGCACGGCTGCCTCAACCTGAACCAGGCCAATGCGAAATGGTTCTATCAGCACGCTCAGATCGGTGATGTGGTGAAGGTGATCAACACCGGCGGCAGCACGCTCCAGGTGTGGCAGAACGGTGACTGGACGGTTCCATGGGCGACCTGGAAGGCCGGCAGCGCGCTCAGCTGA
- a CDS encoding glutamine synthetase family protein, whose translation MDRQQEFVLRTLEERQIRFVRLWFTDVLGYLKSVAIDPAELDGAFEEGIGFDGSAIQGFARASESDMLARPDPATFQILPEAGDTVADSARMFCDIQMPDGSPSWADPRYVLRRALSRAAERGFTFYTHPEVEFFMLKNRPTDGQEPEPFDNAGYFDMTTEGPARDFRRDAVSALEGLGISVEFSHHEVAPGQQEFDLRYADALSTADNIMTFRHIIKETALAHGAQATFMPKPFRHRPGSGMHTHLSLFEGDHNAFHDPSDPLNLSKTARAFIAGLLRHAGEITAVTNQWVNSYKRLYGYAARGELVEAPTFICWGHANRSALVRVPMYKPGKANSTRVEVRSLDSACNPYLAFAVMLAAGMKGIEEGYELPPGAEDDVWALTDADRRALGYSELPHNLADALQLMESSELVAETLGEHVFAYFLRNKREEWVDYRAEVTPFELRRYLPSL comes from the coding sequence GTGGATCGGCAACAGGAATTCGTGCTTCGCACCTTGGAAGAGCGCCAGATTCGGTTCGTTCGACTCTGGTTCACCGATGTTCTCGGCTACCTGAAATCGGTGGCGATCGACCCCGCCGAGTTGGACGGAGCCTTCGAGGAGGGCATCGGCTTCGACGGCTCGGCGATCCAGGGCTTCGCCCGGGCCAGCGAGAGCGACATGCTCGCCCGTCCTGATCCCGCGACGTTCCAGATCCTGCCTGAGGCGGGAGACACGGTCGCCGACTCGGCGCGGATGTTCTGCGACATTCAGATGCCGGACGGCTCCCCGTCCTGGGCCGATCCCCGCTACGTGCTGCGCCGGGCGCTCAGCCGGGCCGCCGAGCGCGGCTTCACCTTCTACACCCATCCGGAGGTCGAGTTCTTCATGCTGAAGAACCGGCCGACGGACGGGCAGGAGCCGGAGCCCTTCGACAATGCCGGTTACTTCGACATGACCACCGAGGGGCCGGCCCGCGACTTCCGCCGCGACGCGGTGTCCGCCCTGGAGGGCCTGGGTATCTCGGTCGAGTTCAGTCACCACGAGGTGGCGCCCGGCCAGCAGGAGTTCGACCTGCGCTACGCCGACGCGCTCTCCACCGCCGACAACATCATGACCTTCCGGCACATCATCAAGGAGACGGCGCTGGCCCACGGCGCCCAGGCGACCTTCATGCCCAAACCGTTTAGACACCGTCCGGGCAGCGGAATGCACACCCATCTGTCGCTCTTCGAGGGTGACCACAACGCGTTCCACGATCCATCGGACCCGTTGAACCTCTCCAAGACGGCTCGGGCCTTCATCGCCGGGCTGCTACGGCACGCCGGCGAGATCACCGCCGTGACGAATCAGTGGGTCAACTCCTACAAACGTCTCTACGGCTACGCCGCGCGCGGCGAACTCGTCGAGGCGCCCACCTTCATCTGCTGGGGGCATGCGAACCGCTCAGCTCTGGTCCGGGTCCCGATGTACAAACCCGGAAAGGCGAACTCCACCCGGGTTGAGGTGCGTTCGCTGGACTCCGCCTGCAACCCCTATCTCGCATTCGCAGTGATGCTGGCGGCCGGCATGAAGGGCATCGAGGAAGGGTATGAGCTCCCGCCGGGAGCCGAGGACGACGTCTGGGCCCTGACCGACGCCGACCGGCGGGCGCTGGGCTACAGCGAACTCCCGCACAATCTGGCCGATGCACTGCAGCTGATGGAGTCCTCGGAGTTGGTGGCCGAGACGCTCGGCGAGCATGTCTTCGCCTATTTCTTGCGCAACAAGCGGGAGGAATGGGTGGATTACCGCGCTGAGGTGACTCCCTTCGAGCTGCGGCGGTACCTTCCCTCGCTGTAG